One Candidatus Korarchaeum sp. DNA segment encodes these proteins:
- a CDS encoding energy-coupling factor transporter transmembrane component T gives MTFKYVEKDTLMHRLHPITKALLLLAALLLALLFTYDHSILPLLVVLAFELALWRIAGIEFWRVALVIKVLMSIFLFFVVVQGFLYRGGVTPLFAIGHFKLWEKDIGEFTLEGLLYGIFISVKILVVVIAAIIFVMTTSITKMSALAHSLRLPYSFSFTLLAGLRFAPLIFKSFSDIKDAQKLRAFDIDRMNIMVRAFKAYVPILTPLILNLLRRGMELQISIESRGYGATKNPTQLEELSMRVSDYSMLLMIVAVFSLSLYLNYTLAPSVYSSFLEFLRGILRG, from the coding sequence ATGACCTTCAAGTACGTTGAGAAGGACACCTTGATGCATAGGCTTCACCCGATAACTAAAGCCCTACTGCTGCTAGCAGCTCTCCTCCTGGCACTGCTCTTCACCTATGACCACTCCATCCTACCCCTCCTCGTAGTGCTAGCGTTCGAGCTAGCGCTTTGGAGGATCGCTGGGATAGAGTTCTGGAGGGTAGCTCTGGTGATAAAGGTGCTGATGAGCATCTTCCTGTTCTTCGTAGTGGTTCAGGGGTTCCTCTACAGGGGGGGAGTGACCCCTCTGTTCGCGATAGGGCACTTCAAACTCTGGGAGAAGGATATAGGCGAGTTCACGCTCGAGGGCTTGCTATACGGAATCTTCATCTCAGTGAAGATACTGGTTGTCGTCATAGCAGCCATAATCTTCGTCATGACGACCTCGATAACCAAGATGTCAGCTTTAGCTCACAGCCTAAGGCTCCCTTACAGCTTCTCCTTCACGCTCCTAGCTGGCTTGAGGTTCGCTCCACTCATATTCAAGTCCTTCTCAGATATAAAGGACGCTCAGAAGCTGAGGGCATTCGACATAGACAGGATGAACATAATGGTGAGGGCCTTCAAGGCCTACGTGCCGATCCTAACGCCCCTCATACTCAACTTACTGAGGAGGGGAATGGAGCTCCAGATATCGATAGAATCGAGGGGTTACGGAGCCACTAAGAACCCGACTCAGCTCGAGGAACTATCTATGAGGGTCTCAGATTACTCGATGCTCTTGATGATAGTAGCCGTATTCTCGCTCTCGCTTTACCTGAACTACACGCTAGCGCCCAGCGTTTACTCTAGCTTCCTTGAGTTCCTCAGGGGGATATTGAGGGGTTGA
- a CDS encoding DUF4405 domain-containing protein, whose translation MSSSVELKVRSIISFLQVSLGIAVLLTGLILYLTPSGRFSDHILLLSRSTWRYWHQVFGFSLAGSSLVHIYFNFRALKVLTRRLLS comes from the coding sequence ATGAGCAGTTCGGTTGAACTCAAGGTGAGGTCCATAATTAGCTTCCTGCAGGTCTCCTTAGGGATAGCGGTCCTCCTCACCGGGCTGATCCTCTACCTCACTCCATCAGGGAGGTTCTCTGATCATATTCTCTTACTCAGTAGGAGCACCTGGCGTTACTGGCACCAGGTCTTCGGCTTCTCCCTAGCTGGTTCCTCCTTAGTGCACATATACTTCAACTTCAGAGCTCTCAAGGTCCTGACAAGGAGGTTGTTATCATGA
- the thyX gene encoding FAD-dependent thymidylate synthase, protein MRVLRKELLGGEGLIYLATRVSRKSGGPEEILKELEDRQRVERLLSNVIRMGHYSVLEHSLIRLWIDCDPTEIARILLDHKYVEVSLGDPILVSMNPRAAVELLRSDAKPIGLEAITELPLISRSLGISAAGDPKLSVEPKKLSDSPLVYSLIESPHPEPKHGFYAFWIEMSRVASHQFVRHRRLSFTQRSGRVTKPEGFIFPRVSEEALEIMKEYAEEGLKLYEKLLRMGVKMEDARYVLPSALKTALFVSGRQADWYHFLELRLDPSAQSEIREIAEVIAEVVR, encoded by the coding sequence ATGAGGGTACTCAGGAAGGAACTCTTAGGCGGTGAAGGCTTAATTTACTTAGCTACCAGGGTTTCTAGAAAATCCGGAGGACCTGAGGAGATTCTGAAGGAACTAGAGGACAGGCAGAGGGTCGAGAGGCTCCTTTCTAATGTGATACGCATGGGTCATTACTCCGTCCTGGAGCACTCGCTGATAAGGCTCTGGATAGACTGCGATCCCACGGAGATAGCTAGGATCCTCCTGGACCATAAGTACGTTGAGGTCAGTTTAGGGGATCCCATCTTGGTTTCAATGAACCCTAGAGCTGCTGTAGAGCTCCTCAGGAGCGATGCTAAGCCAATAGGCTTGGAGGCCATTACCGAGCTTCCACTCATCTCGAGATCGTTGGGCATCAGCGCAGCGGGGGATCCTAAGCTTAGCGTTGAGCCCAAAAAGTTGAGCGATTCCCCACTGGTTTACAGTCTCATAGAGTCCCCGCATCCTGAACCGAAACACGGGTTCTACGCTTTCTGGATTGAGATGTCCAGAGTGGCCTCGCATCAGTTCGTCAGGCACAGGAGGCTCAGCTTCACCCAGAGGTCGGGTAGGGTCACGAAGCCCGAGGGCTTCATATTCCCTCGAGTGAGTGAGGAAGCTCTTGAGATTATGAAGGAGTACGCTGAGGAGGGGTTGAAGCTTTACGAGAAGCTTCTGAGGATGGGGGTGAAGATGGAGGACGCTAGGTACGTGCTCCCATCAGCGTTGAAGACTGCATTATTCGTCAGCGGTAGGCAAGCTGACTGGTATCACTTCCTGGAGCTGAGACTCGATCCATCCGCTCAGAGCGAGATAAGGGAGATAGCTGAGGTAATAGCTGAAGTCGTCAGGTGA
- the gltA gene encoding NADPH-dependent glutamate synthase, whose product MSTEFKRREVKKVRVPVPEQDPHVRIRNFNEVALGYSLEQAIEEASRCIQCHVKVAPCIRDCPVLVNVPGFIRKMLEGDMKGALEVIMETNSLPGITGRVCPQEEQCEMNCIMGKLGDKINIGKLERFVADYAREHGIRPEVKISPPTGKRVAVVGSGPAGLTVAADLRKMGHEVVIFEALHEPGGVLVYGIPEFRLPKEIVRYEVEFLKSMGVRIYTDVVIGKTLSLYDLLEEFDAVFLGTGAGTPNFLNVPGVNCLGIYSANEFLTRINLMKAYLFPEYDTPVKRGRRLAVIGGGNTAMDAARSGLRIGYEEVYILYRRTKEFMTARIEEVAHAEEEGVKFMFLVNPVAFKCDENGWVKAVTLIRNELGEPDETGRRRPVPIPGSEFDLEVDAVVIAIGQRPNRILYQEVPELEVTRQGTIVVDERYRTTLKGVFAGGDAIRGEATVVLAMGDGKKAALSIDEYLRTGEWPERITPMKIAATE is encoded by the coding sequence ATGAGCACCGAGTTCAAGAGGAGGGAAGTCAAGAAGGTGAGGGTCCCAGTGCCGGAGCAGGACCCTCACGTGAGGATAAGGAACTTCAATGAAGTGGCTCTCGGATACAGCCTCGAGCAAGCGATCGAGGAGGCCTCACGTTGCATTCAATGTCACGTCAAGGTGGCTCCCTGCATCAGGGATTGCCCCGTACTGGTCAACGTCCCCGGCTTCATAAGGAAGATGCTCGAGGGTGACATGAAGGGAGCTCTCGAGGTGATAATGGAGACTAACTCCCTACCTGGGATAACGGGAAGGGTCTGTCCCCAGGAGGAGCAGTGCGAGATGAACTGCATAATGGGCAAGCTGGGGGATAAGATAAACATAGGCAAGCTGGAGAGGTTCGTGGCTGACTACGCTAGGGAGCACGGGATAAGGCCTGAGGTGAAGATATCTCCCCCCACTGGGAAGAGGGTAGCTGTAGTGGGCTCCGGACCAGCTGGCCTAACTGTTGCGGCTGATCTGAGGAAGATGGGACACGAGGTTGTGATATTTGAGGCTCTACATGAACCAGGGGGTGTTCTGGTTTACGGTATCCCCGAGTTCAGGCTGCCCAAGGAGATAGTGAGGTACGAGGTGGAGTTCCTGAAGAGCATGGGCGTGAGGATATATACCGATGTGGTGATAGGGAAGACGCTATCGCTCTACGACCTACTGGAGGAGTTCGATGCTGTCTTCTTGGGAACAGGAGCCGGTACCCCGAACTTCCTTAACGTCCCCGGAGTGAACTGCCTTGGGATATACTCGGCTAACGAGTTCCTAACGAGGATAAACCTGATGAAGGCCTACCTCTTCCCTGAGTACGATACGCCTGTGAAGAGGGGGAGGAGGTTGGCCGTCATAGGAGGGGGTAACACCGCTATGGATGCCGCCAGGAGCGGTTTGAGGATAGGGTACGAGGAGGTATACATACTCTACAGGAGGACCAAGGAATTCATGACAGCTAGGATAGAGGAGGTGGCTCACGCTGAGGAGGAGGGAGTGAAGTTCATGTTCCTAGTGAATCCAGTCGCCTTCAAATGTGATGAAAACGGCTGGGTTAAGGCAGTGACCCTCATAAGGAACGAGTTGGGGGAGCCGGATGAGACGGGAAGGAGGAGACCCGTTCCGATCCCCGGAAGCGAGTTCGACCTCGAGGTAGATGCCGTGGTGATAGCGATAGGACAGAGACCCAACAGGATACTCTACCAAGAGGTACCCGAGCTCGAGGTGACGAGGCAGGGGACCATAGTGGTTGATGAGAGGTACAGGACCACGCTCAAGGGGGTATTCGCGGGAGGAGATGCCATAAGAGGTGAGGCTACCGTCGTGCTGGCGATGGGAGATGGGAAGAAGGCCGCCTTATCCATAGATGAGTACCTGAGGACGGGGGAGTGGCCTGAGAGGATAACTCCCATGAAGATAGCCGCTACCGAGTGA
- a CDS encoding pyridoxal phosphate-dependent aminotransferase, protein MVLDVTDIFRICSEKQREGRKVINAHIGTPSHPPPASVKELLAKVGEVGHSYLPFEGMSETRERISRFARRFLSRDLEPERIFVTNGGAQALTSVLMVLRRRKILLPAPGFTQYFDNARMMGLDFRTYDPTSEDIVSEVLGRLGDAGVVLINYPNNPTGYVQGNDSMEGLWEELRRRGVVLINDAAYSQIYFESKPRLVGDVIIDTFSKTLALPGLRLGYVYWGIGEERGIFDAVYVTSAGVSEVSQLLLNMLLDALSEDYLERARSHYRRKRDALIGLMREFGFSFPEPKGAFYVFATHPKLKDSGELAERLLRREPVVGIVPGSVFMGDARYFRVCYSLLEEGEAEEMVRSILDELGAR, encoded by the coding sequence TTGGTTCTAGACGTCACGGATATATTCAGGATATGCTCGGAGAAGCAGAGAGAAGGGAGAAAGGTGATAAACGCTCACATAGGGACTCCGAGTCATCCACCCCCTGCCAGCGTCAAGGAACTGCTAGCCAAGGTGGGGGAGGTCGGCCACTCTTACCTACCGTTCGAGGGTATGTCGGAGACGAGGGAGAGGATCTCGAGGTTCGCTAGGAGGTTCTTGAGTAGGGACCTAGAACCTGAGAGGATATTCGTAACTAACGGTGGGGCTCAAGCTTTAACTTCCGTGCTGATGGTACTCAGGAGGAGGAAGATACTATTACCAGCGCCCGGTTTCACCCAGTACTTCGATAACGCTAGGATGATGGGGCTCGACTTCAGGACCTACGATCCCACTTCAGAGGACATAGTGAGCGAGGTGCTGGGTAGACTCGGGGATGCGGGTGTCGTCCTGATAAACTACCCTAACAACCCAACCGGTTACGTTCAGGGCAACGATTCGATGGAGGGACTTTGGGAGGAGCTCAGGAGGAGGGGAGTAGTGCTCATAAACGATGCCGCTTACTCCCAGATATACTTCGAGAGCAAGCCGAGGTTGGTGGGCGATGTGATAATAGATACCTTCAGCAAGACCCTCGCCCTACCCGGATTGAGGCTCGGCTACGTCTACTGGGGGATAGGGGAGGAGAGGGGCATATTCGATGCTGTGTACGTAACATCGGCCGGGGTCTCGGAGGTATCCCAACTGCTCCTCAACATGCTGCTAGATGCCCTCTCCGAGGACTACCTCGAGCGAGCGAGGTCCCATTACAGGAGGAAGAGGGACGCCTTGATCGGGTTAATGAGGGAGTTCGGGTTCTCCTTCCCCGAGCCCAAGGGGGCCTTCTACGTATTCGCTACGCATCCAAAACTCAAGGACTCGGGGGAGCTCGCCGAGAGGCTCCTCAGGAGGGAGCCCGTGGTGGGGATAGTCCCCGGAAGCGTCTTCATGGGGGACGCTAGGTACTTCAGGGTATGCTACAGCCTCTTGGAGGAGGGGGAAGCTGAGGAAATGGTGCGCTCGATCTTAGATGAACTCGGGGCTAGATGA
- a CDS encoding sulfide/dihydroorotate dehydrogenase-like FAD/NAD-binding protein, protein MFEIIAKQELAPNIKWIKVKAPLVARNAKPGQFVVIRLHERGERIPLTLFRWDKDEGTIELVFQEVGKTTYELGTYEVGDAIADVVGPLGRPTHIENFGTAVVVSGGVGAPIGYSITKALKEAGNYVISIIGFRNKQLVILEDEFREVSDELLITTDDGSYVRKGFTTDVLSELLESGRKVDYVFTVGPVIMMKKVADITRKYGIRTYASLNPIMVDGTGMCGACRVTVGGQVVFACVAGPDFDAHQVDFDELMKRLAMYREEEKLALEGFLQVGVVRG, encoded by the coding sequence ATGTTCGAGATAATCGCCAAACAGGAGCTCGCGCCTAATATAAAGTGGATAAAGGTAAAGGCCCCTCTAGTCGCTAGGAACGCGAAACCAGGTCAATTTGTCGTGATAAGGCTTCACGAGAGGGGGGAGAGGATCCCGCTCACCCTCTTCAGATGGGACAAGGATGAGGGCACGATAGAGCTTGTCTTTCAGGAGGTGGGGAAGACTACTTACGAGCTAGGAACGTACGAGGTGGGTGACGCCATAGCGGATGTCGTTGGTCCCCTCGGCAGGCCCACCCACATAGAGAATTTCGGGACGGCTGTCGTCGTTAGTGGAGGAGTAGGTGCGCCCATAGGTTACTCGATCACGAAAGCGCTCAAGGAAGCTGGGAATTACGTTATAAGCATAATAGGCTTCAGGAACAAACAGCTAGTTATCCTGGAGGACGAGTTCAGGGAGGTAAGCGATGAGCTCCTCATAACCACGGATGATGGCAGCTACGTGAGAAAGGGTTTCACCACAGACGTATTGAGCGAGCTGCTTGAGTCGGGAAGGAAGGTGGATTACGTTTTCACCGTGGGGCCGGTCATAATGATGAAGAAGGTTGCTGATATCACCAGGAAGTACGGGATAAGGACTTACGCGAGTCTGAACCCGATAATGGTTGATGGCACCGGGATGTGTGGGGCCTGCAGGGTCACTGTGGGTGGTCAGGTGGTCTTCGCGTGCGTTGCTGGTCCCGATTTCGATGCCCACCAGGTTGACTTCGATGAGCTCATGAAGAGGCTAGCTATGTACAGGGAGGAGGAGAAGCTGGCCCTGGAGGGGTTCCTCCAGGTGGGCGTGGTGAGAGGATGA
- a CDS encoding dihydrodipicolinate synthase family protein, which translates to MPFRGVITPLVTPFREDLRLDLEAVRWLAQHQLRGAHGVFPNSTTGEFVHLDREESVKLVEVILEEIGGRIWVLPGISDNSTDRAIELGLRFKDMGVDGVIVTPPFFFKIGHERLRFHFARIAERLDLPIIIYNIPSTTGINVPIELHSELAQEFSNVVGAKVTLDSVSYLKRLINSVKSIRKDFSVLTGMDYLLLFTLMMGGDGGITALANVAPEIHRAVYDAWVQGNLVEAIKENGRLLKLSEIYDIATSYPTAVKTALHVLGTPVKPYVRPPLTPESREVADRVAVILRELGVLHE; encoded by the coding sequence ATGCCCTTCCGGGGAGTCATCACCCCATTGGTGACCCCCTTCAGGGAGGACCTCCGTCTGGACCTGGAGGCAGTGAGGTGGCTGGCCCAACACCAGTTGAGAGGGGCCCATGGTGTGTTCCCAAACTCGACCACGGGGGAATTCGTTCATCTAGATCGAGAGGAGTCTGTGAAGCTGGTGGAGGTGATCCTCGAGGAGATCGGGGGAAGGATTTGGGTGCTTCCGGGCATCAGCGATAACTCCACGGATAGGGCCATAGAGCTGGGCTTGAGGTTCAAGGACATGGGGGTTGATGGTGTCATCGTCACCCCGCCATTCTTCTTCAAGATAGGTCATGAAAGGCTGAGGTTTCACTTCGCTAGGATCGCCGAGAGGCTGGATCTCCCGATAATAATTTACAACATACCCTCGACTACCGGTATAAACGTGCCCATCGAGCTCCACTCCGAGCTCGCTCAGGAGTTCAGTAACGTTGTCGGAGCGAAGGTAACCCTAGATAGCGTCTCCTACCTCAAGAGATTGATAAATAGTGTGAAATCCATCAGAAAGGATTTCTCAGTGCTTACGGGTATGGATTACCTCTTGCTATTCACTCTGATGATGGGAGGAGATGGCGGTATCACCGCTCTAGCTAACGTGGCGCCTGAGATACATAGAGCAGTTTACGACGCTTGGGTCCAGGGAAACCTGGTTGAGGCCATTAAGGAGAACGGAAGGCTGTTGAAGCTCTCTGAAATATATGATATAGCTACCTCCTATCCCACTGCAGTTAAGACAGCTCTTCACGTTCTAGGAACCCCAGTTAAGCCTTATGTCAGGCCTCCCCTCACTCCGGAGTCAAGGGAAGTAGCTGATAGGGTAGCAGTTATCCTGAGGGAACTCGGAGTGCTGCATGAGTAG
- a CDS encoding energy-coupling factor transporter ATPase produces MPRVIELEDVTFTYPDGTVALKNLSFSLDKGEVVAVVGENGAGKTTLCYLLSGVIPHIYGGTIRGRVSVAGVQPKDMPMRELSKKVSIVLQDPDSQIFSPTVFMEVAFGPSNLGLSKEEILESVKWALEVTGLSGLENRSPDELSGGQKQRLVLASVLAMRSEVLVLDEPTSQLDPVGVREVMGTLRELKERGATMVITTHQTEEIAEIADKVIVLKDGRMLAVGSPKEIFSNVELMEHAGVKAPDVAILMERLKRDKRLRLEGRIPINEFEAGEIFRKLISSGKLRMSGRIIPEPRGEGKAVIEVRDLHYEYPGGVKALDGIDLDVNEGDFLGVIGMNGSGKSTLVKTMIGLLKPQRGSVLFRGENVSKFTVGELARRIGLILQNPDYQLFTISALEEVMFGLRNIGVKGEEARKRALEILELVGLKEKADYFPFKLSFGERRLLAAAATLALDPEVVILDEPTTAQDYRGRYLLADLAREMHARGKTIIMITHDMDLIARYANRVIVMANGKIILDNDPHIVFNRVEELKEAGVMPPQITRLAISLREEGAPSEVIRVEEFLNSIEVIG; encoded by the coding sequence ATGCCAAGGGTTATCGAGCTCGAGGACGTTACCTTCACGTATCCTGACGGGACAGTCGCCCTCAAAAACCTCTCTTTTTCCCTGGATAAAGGGGAAGTAGTCGCTGTTGTGGGAGAGAACGGGGCCGGCAAGACGACCCTCTGCTACCTCCTCTCGGGCGTTATACCACACATATACGGGGGTACCATAAGGGGGAGGGTCAGCGTAGCGGGCGTCCAGCCTAAGGACATGCCCATGAGGGAGCTCTCCAAGAAGGTGTCCATAGTGCTGCAGGATCCCGACTCCCAGATATTCTCGCCCACGGTGTTCATGGAAGTCGCTTTCGGCCCCAGCAACCTTGGTCTGAGTAAAGAGGAGATATTAGAGAGCGTTAAGTGGGCATTAGAGGTCACGGGACTCAGTGGTCTTGAGAACAGATCCCCTGATGAGCTCTCGGGAGGACAAAAGCAGAGACTCGTGCTGGCCTCGGTCCTGGCGATGAGGTCCGAGGTGCTGGTCCTGGATGAACCGACATCGCAACTCGACCCCGTGGGGGTGAGGGAGGTCATGGGGACCCTGAGGGAGCTTAAGGAGAGAGGGGCGACGATGGTGATAACCACTCATCAGACCGAGGAGATAGCTGAGATAGCTGACAAGGTGATAGTGCTGAAGGATGGGAGGATGCTAGCCGTAGGAAGTCCCAAGGAGATATTCTCGAACGTGGAGCTGATGGAACACGCTGGCGTCAAGGCTCCGGATGTAGCCATTCTCATGGAGAGGCTGAAGAGGGATAAGAGACTTAGACTGGAGGGGAGGATTCCGATAAATGAATTTGAGGCTGGGGAAATTTTCAGAAAGCTAATATCGAGTGGAAAGCTCAGGATGTCTGGAAGGATCATTCCGGAGCCTAGAGGAGAGGGGAAAGCGGTGATAGAGGTGAGGGATCTTCATTACGAGTACCCCGGTGGCGTGAAGGCCCTCGATGGCATAGACCTCGATGTCAACGAGGGTGACTTCCTCGGGGTAATAGGGATGAACGGTTCAGGTAAGTCCACTCTAGTCAAGACGATGATAGGCTTACTGAAGCCGCAGAGAGGGAGCGTGCTCTTCAGGGGGGAAAACGTCTCGAAGTTCACCGTGGGTGAGCTAGCGAGGAGGATAGGTTTGATACTCCAGAACCCGGATTACCAGCTCTTCACAATCTCGGCATTGGAGGAGGTGATGTTCGGCTTGAGGAACATAGGGGTTAAAGGGGAGGAAGCGAGGAAGAGGGCCCTTGAGATACTTGAACTCGTAGGATTGAAGGAGAAGGCAGACTACTTCCCATTTAAACTTAGCTTTGGGGAAAGAAGGCTTTTAGCCGCTGCAGCAACTTTAGCACTCGACCCCGAGGTCGTGATACTGGATGAACCGACGACGGCTCAGGACTACAGGGGGAGGTACTTACTGGCTGATCTGGCGAGGGAAATGCACGCTAGGGGGAAGACGATAATAATGATAACGCACGATATGGACCTCATAGCTAGGTACGCTAACAGGGTGATAGTGATGGCGAACGGTAAGATAATACTGGATAACGACCCCCACATCGTCTTCAACAGGGTGGAGGAGCTTAAGGAAGCTGGAGTGATGCCCCCCCAGATAACTAGGTTGGCTATCTCCCTGAGGGAGGAAGGAGCCCCTAGCGAGGTGATAAGGGTTGAGGAGTTCCTAAACTCGATTGAGGTGATAGGATGA
- a CDS encoding flavin reductase family protein, with translation MNARALRKLSYGVYIVSSKLGDKMNGQVANAVFQVTSEPPKVAVCINKGNFTHECILSSRAFSVSILKKEAPMTLIGRFGFISGRNFDKFEGIIYKVGKTGVPIVLEESVAYLEAEVTSSLDVGTHTLFIGELVDAELLSDDDVMTYEYYHKVKRGVSPERAPTYIREG, from the coding sequence ATGAACGCCAGGGCCCTTAGGAAGCTCTCTTACGGTGTCTACATAGTCTCCTCTAAGTTGGGGGATAAGATGAACGGTCAGGTAGCTAATGCGGTGTTTCAGGTGACATCGGAACCGCCGAAGGTAGCCGTGTGCATCAATAAGGGGAACTTCACGCACGAATGCATACTCTCATCTAGAGCGTTCTCAGTCTCTATTCTCAAGAAGGAAGCTCCTATGACACTCATAGGAAGATTTGGGTTCATCAGTGGGAGAAACTTCGATAAGTTCGAGGGAATCATATATAAAGTAGGGAAAACAGGAGTTCCGATAGTCCTAGAGGAATCTGTAGCTTACTTAGAGGCTGAAGTGACATCTAGTCTGGATGTAGGGACGCACACGCTCTTCATAGGCGAGCTAGTAGATGCCGAGCTGTTGAGCGATGATGATGTGATGACTTACGAGTACTACCATAAGGTGAAGAGGGGTGTCTCCCCCGAGAGGGCACCTACGTACATTAGGGAGGGGTAG
- the rnhB gene encoding ribonuclease HII, whose translation MSPPSAGVDEAGRGPVIGPMVVAGVLLSRRAVKSLREAGVTDSKRLRADKREELSLLIMENADSYAIEVVEPRRIDEAVSRGMLNLLEAEVMGRLVRELRPAYTIVDSPMRNCRKFAELVRSFSGFNARIRAENHADERYVHVAAASVVAKVERDRRIRELSGLTGMDLGSGYPHDPRTRGAILRILSGESFPRDQVRWSWLTVRRMSAAMRGSDLTDFLE comes from the coding sequence GTGTCCCCTCCATCAGCCGGGGTAGATGAGGCCGGAAGGGGTCCCGTGATAGGGCCGATGGTAGTCGCTGGAGTCCTACTATCGAGGAGGGCAGTTAAGAGTTTGAGAGAAGCAGGTGTTACTGACTCTAAACGCTTGAGAGCTGATAAGAGGGAGGAGCTCTCTCTTCTGATAATGGAGAACGCTGATTCGTATGCCATCGAGGTCGTTGAGCCCAGGAGGATAGATGAAGCCGTCTCCAGGGGGATGCTGAACTTGCTGGAGGCCGAGGTCATGGGGAGACTCGTGAGGGAGCTCAGGCCCGCTTACACCATAGTGGATTCTCCGATGAGGAACTGCAGGAAGTTCGCGGAGCTTGTTAGGAGCTTCTCCGGTTTCAATGCGAGGATAAGGGCTGAGAACCACGCTGATGAGAGGTACGTTCACGTGGCGGCGGCATCCGTAGTAGCTAAGGTCGAGAGGGACAGGAGGATTAGGGAGCTGAGCGGTCTCACCGGTATGGACCTGGGTTCAGGTTACCCCCACGACCCGAGGACGAGGGGGGCGATCCTCAGGATCCTGAGTGGGGAAAGCTTCCCCAGGGATCAGGTCAGGTGGAGCTGGTTGACCGTTCGGAGGATGTCGGCCGCCATGAGGGGAAGCGATCTAACGGACTTCCTCGAGTGA
- a CDS encoding NUDIX hydrolase — MREFPSHAIASVGAVLLKEGRLLLVRRGFPPGQGKWSIPGGVVEAGESLLDAAKRELLEETNLNAEPLGVVALSQVIVREGDLIRYHYIIVDVLFDEGSLTGEEMPGGDAIDVSWFPLDEVLSRGDVTSTTKRLAGVLREGLSYLSVRQII; from the coding sequence ATGCGGGAGTTCCCGAGTCACGCTATCGCGAGCGTCGGAGCCGTGCTGCTCAAGGAAGGGAGGCTACTGCTCGTTAGGAGGGGGTTCCCTCCAGGTCAGGGAAAGTGGTCCATCCCCGGGGGCGTGGTTGAAGCCGGAGAGAGCTTGCTTGATGCTGCGAAGAGGGAGTTGCTCGAGGAGACGAATTTAAACGCAGAACCACTGGGTGTGGTAGCTCTGAGTCAGGTTATCGTAAGGGAAGGTGATCTCATCAGGTATCACTACATCATAGTCGATGTGCTGTTCGATGAGGGTTCCTTGACTGGGGAGGAGATGCCGGGGGGCGACGCCATCGATGTGAGCTGGTTCCCCTTGGATGAGGTGCTCTCCAGGGGGGACGTCACCTCGACCACGAAGAGGCTCGCGGGGGTGCTGAGGGAGGGGCTGAGTTACCTCTCAGTGAGGCAGATCATCTAG
- a CDS encoding metallophosphoesterase produces the protein MTLRMFFAADTHGNTVVWRKWLNAVNVYRANVIILAGDLTGKAIVPIFDKGDHYEAEIVGKKYVAKNKEELKELMDRIESFSYYYTVLTPQEVQEIAADPKKQEELFKKLMMERMAKWLDLLIEKVDVRSVTSIVMPGNDDEQYIDETIRSYEDRGVIYPLDKTVELSYGYQLVSHEYVNPTPWNTPREAPEDRLEKMLREKIEKSGIKDFSKALFNFHCPPVDTKLDLAPKLDKNLKPVYVGGKPVLVHVGSKAVRKVIEQYQPLMGLHGHIHESYASDKVGKTIVINPGSEYSEGILRGFVIELEPDGLKNYWKIEG, from the coding sequence ATGACGTTGCGTATGTTCTTCGCAGCCGACACTCACGGGAATACCGTGGTCTGGAGGAAGTGGTTGAACGCCGTCAATGTGTACAGAGCCAACGTGATAATATTAGCGGGGGACCTCACGGGTAAGGCCATAGTCCCGATATTCGATAAGGGGGACCACTACGAAGCCGAGATAGTTGGGAAGAAGTACGTCGCTAAGAATAAAGAGGAGTTGAAGGAGCTCATGGATAGGATAGAGAGCTTCTCCTATTACTACACTGTACTCACTCCTCAGGAGGTTCAGGAGATAGCAGCTGATCCTAAGAAGCAGGAGGAACTCTTCAAGAAGTTGATGATGGAGAGGATGGCTAAGTGGCTCGACTTACTCATCGAAAAGGTAGACGTGAGGAGCGTGACCTCCATAGTCATGCCGGGCAATGACGATGAGCAGTACATAGATGAGACGATAAGGAGCTATGAGGACAGGGGGGTGATATACCCACTGGATAAGACCGTGGAGCTGAGCTACGGTTATCAATTGGTAAGCCACGAGTACGTCAATCCCACTCCCTGGAACACTCCTAGGGAAGCTCCTGAGGATAGGCTCGAGAAGATGCTCAGGGAGAAGATAGAGAAGTCAGGTATCAAGGACTTCTCCAAAGCCCTTTTCAACTTCCACTGCCCCCCAGTGGACACGAAACTCGACCTAGCGCCTAAGCTAGATAAGAACCTGAAGCCCGTCTACGTAGGCGGTAAGCCCGTCTTAGTACATGTGGGCTCTAAGGCAGTGAGGAAGGTGATAGAGCAGTATCAACCGTTGATGGGATTACACGGTCACATTCATGAGAGTTACGCCAGTGATAAAGTGGGAAAGACTATCGTGATCAACCCTGGCAGCGAGTACAGCGAGGGCATCCTTAGGGGCTTCGTCATAGAGCTAGAGCCCGATGGTCTCAAGAATTACTGGAAGATAGAGGGCTGA